Proteins encoded by one window of Mesoaciditoga lauensis cd-1655R = DSM 25116:
- a CDS encoding MFS transporter translates to MWWKFYLLELLIYIPGAFSGFMGNYFNQIHFSNFQVGILGSVPAVILLASNPFWMRFADRRMKNSTLAFLSFGSALILWCVFFSRTFLLAILAMALLSFMATAIVPVSESMSLVYSKKKFFSFGKARMMGSISYALSIMIFGYIKNNLIFFLIGSISFFSIGVASFLIPKTKGFNIGKKVHHSYRDIPMEFYRMLLLEIIAMSSGAFGSYFFPILIRTRGQAIFYAGIAMGIPALSEIPFLMFADKIVEKLGIKMMLTSAAILFGVRWLLTCVFTNPIVIISIQSLEFFNWIAIYYAILYYTNYYVDSSHRADAQALFWITTSGFSMIFGLSFGGWLAGTIGLVNTYALFGFFSIGSGIFYGITEYILKLHQVRREK, encoded by the coding sequence ATGTGGTGGAAATTTTATCTTCTAGAACTTCTTATATACATACCAGGCGCTTTTTCCGGGTTCATGGGAAATTACTTCAATCAAATTCACTTTTCCAATTTCCAAGTTGGCATTCTTGGCAGCGTTCCGGCCGTTATACTGCTGGCATCTAATCCTTTTTGGATGCGCTTTGCCGATAGAAGAATGAAAAACTCCACTCTTGCCTTTTTATCCTTTGGAAGTGCCCTCATTTTATGGTGTGTTTTCTTTTCACGAACTTTTCTCTTAGCCATTCTTGCCATGGCACTTTTAAGCTTCATGGCTACTGCCATAGTACCTGTTTCTGAATCCATGTCTCTGGTATATTCGAAAAAAAAGTTTTTCTCTTTTGGTAAGGCAAGAATGATGGGCTCTATTTCTTATGCTCTTTCCATAATGATATTCGGATATATCAAAAATAACCTAATTTTTTTCCTTATTGGCTCCATTTCTTTCTTCTCTATTGGTGTTGCTTCTTTTCTTATTCCTAAAACTAAAGGATTCAATATTGGCAAGAAGGTTCATCATTCTTACAGAGATATTCCAATGGAATTCTACAGGATGCTATTGTTGGAAATCATAGCTATGTCATCAGGAGCATTCGGTTCATATTTTTTCCCAATACTTATAAGGACCAGAGGGCAAGCAATCTTCTATGCCGGCATTGCTATGGGAATACCAGCTTTATCGGAGATCCCGTTTCTTATGTTTGCAGATAAGATCGTTGAAAAACTTGGAATAAAAATGATGCTTACATCTGCAGCGATTTTGTTTGGAGTTAGGTGGCTGCTGACATGTGTATTCACAAACCCAATTGTCATCATTTCAATTCAAAGTTTGGAGTTCTTCAACTGGATCGCCATTTATTATGCGATCCTGTACTACACAAACTATTATGTAGATTCTTCTCATCGCGCTGACGCTCAGGCTTTGTTCTGGATAACCACAAGCGGATTTTCGATGATTTTTGGACTTTCTTTTGGAGGATGGCTTGCAGGTACCATTGGCCTTGTGAACACGTACGCCCTTTTCGGGTTTTTCTCAATAGGAAGTGGCATATTTTATGGGATAACCGAGTACATTCTCAAATTGCATCAGGTGAGACGCGAAAAATGA